A portion of the Falco naumanni isolate bFalNau1 chromosome 9, bFalNau1.pat, whole genome shotgun sequence genome contains these proteins:
- the LOC121093753 gene encoding folylpolyglutamate synthase, mitochondrial-like → MLLVEQGVLWVLPMLRLVLLLSEAGTVLETGCSLEGSFQDTIRTLNTLQTNASDLEQVKRERSDPQAQLEAMQGFLERTGMKVEDLDRLNVIHVTGTKGKGSVCAFAECILRNYGLKTGFYSSPHLVQVRERIRIDGQPISKEQFSKYFWLVYSRLKETKALRGSRRRQVPGGLGGALLRKGL, encoded by the exons AtgctgctggtggagcagggggtgctctgggtgctgccGATGCTGCGgttggtgctgctgctctccgAGGCCGGCACCGTGCTGGAAACTGGCTGCAGTTTGGAG GGATCTTTCCAGGACACCATCCGGACCCTCAACACCCTGCAGACCAATGCCAGCGACCTGGAGCAGGTGAAGCGGGAGCGCAGCGACCCCCAGGCCCAGCTGGAAGCCATGCAGGGCTTTTTGGAGCGGACCGGGATGAAG GTCGAGGACCTGGATCGACTGAACGTCATCCATGTCACGGGGACGAAGGGCAAG ggctcagtgtgcGCCTTCGCTGAGTGCATCCTCCGCAACTACGGGCTGAAGACGGGCTTTTACAG ctcccctcacCTGGTGCAGGTGCGTGAGCGGATCCGCATCGATGGGCAGCCCATCAGCAAGGAGCAGTTCAGCAAGTACTTCTGGCTCGTTTACAGCCGCCTGAAGGAGACCAAg GCGCTCCGagggagccgccgccgccaaGTCCCAGGAGGCCTCGGGGGCGCGTTGCTGCGGAAGGGGCTGTGA
- the LOC121093752 gene encoding LOW QUALITY PROTEIN: cyclin-dependent kinase 9-like (The sequence of the model RefSeq protein was modified relative to this genomic sequence to represent the inferred CDS: inserted 1 base in 1 codon) produces the protein MVAWLVYPRWERCGSLLASPIASPYNRCKGSIYLVFDXCEHDLAGLLSNARVKFTLSEIKKVMQMLLNGLYYIHRNKILHRDLKAANVLITRDGVLKLADFGLARAFSLAKNSQPNRYTNRVVTLWYRPPELLLGERDYGPPIDLWGAGCIMAEMWTRSPIMQGNTEQHQLTLISQLCGSITPEAWPNVGKYELYQKLDLPKGQKRKVKDCLKAYVGDPYALDLIDKLLVLDPAQRIDSDDALNHDFFWSDPMPSDLKNMLSTLNQSMFEYLAPPHRRGGHMPQQPFQGRNPAATNQAGFDRVF, from the exons ATGGTTGCATGGCTGGTGTACCCCAG GTGGGAAAGGTGTG GGTCCCTCCTTGCTTCTCCCATAGCCTCTCCATACAACCGCTGCAAGGGCAGCATCTACCTTGTGTTTG TCTGCGAGCACGACCTGGCTGGCCTTCTCAGCAATGCCCGTGTCAAGTTCACGCTCTCAGAGATCAAGAAAGTGATGCAGATGCTGTTGAACGGCCTTTACTACATCCACAGGAACAAG ATCTTGCATCGAGACCTGAAAGCTGCAAATGTCCTGATCACGCGGGACGGAGTGCTGAAGCTTGCGGACTTTGGGCTGGCTCGAGCTTTCAGCCTGGCTAAGAACAGCCAGCCAAACCGCTACACCAACCGGGTGGTGACTCTGTGGTACCGGCCACCAGAGCTGCTCCTAG GGGAGCGGGACTATGGTCCCCCCATTGACCTCTGGGGTGCAGGGTGCATCATGGCAGAGATGTGGACCCGCAGCCCCATCATGCAAGGGaacacagagcagcaccagctcaCCCTCATCAGCCAGCTCTGCGGATCCATCACACCGGAG gctTGGCCAAATGTGGGTAAATACGAGCTGTACCAGAAGCTGGATCTTCCCAAGGGTCAGAAGCGCAAGGTGAAGGATTGCCTGAAAGCCTACGTCGGAGACCCCTACGCACTCGACCTCATCGacaagctgctggtgctggatcCCGCCCAGCGGATCGACAGCGATGATGCCCTGAACCACGACTTCTTCTGGTCCGACCCCATGCCCTCGGACCTCAAAAACATGCTGTCCACCCTCAACCAGTCCATGTTCGAGTACCTGGCCCCACCGCACAGGAGGGGTGGGCACATGCCCCAGCAGCCGTTCCAGGGCAGGAACCCGGCCGCCACCAACCAGGCTGGATTCGACCGAGTGTTTTGA
- the LOC121094066 gene encoding cyclin-dependent kinase 9 — protein sequence MAKQYDMVECPFCDEVSKYEKLAKIGQGTFGEVFKAKHRQTGKKVALKKVLMENEKEGFPITALREIKILQLLKHENVVNLIEICRTKASPYNRCKGSIYLVFDFCEHDLAGLLSNAHVKFTLSEIKKVMQMLLNGLYYIHRNKILHRDMKAANVLITRDGVLKLADFGLARAFSLAKNSQPNRYTNRVVTLWYRPPELLLGERDYGPPIDLWGAGCIMAEMWTRSPIMQGNTEQHQLTLISQLCGSITPEAWPNVDKYELYQKLDLPKGQKRKVKDRLKAYVKDPYALDLIDKLLVLDPAQRIDSDDALNHDFFWSDPMPSDLKNMLSTHNQSMFEYLAPPRRRGGHMPQQPANQGRNPAATNQTEFDRVF from the exons ATGGCCAAGCAATACGACATGGTGGAGTGTCCCTTCTGCGATGAGGTCTCTAAGTACGAGAAGCTCGCCAAGATCGGGCAGGGAACCTTCGG GGAAGTTTTCAAAGCCAAACATCGTCAGACCGGCAAGAAAGTAGCACTGAAGAAAGTGTTGATGGAAAATGAGAAGGAGGGG TTCCCCATCACAGCCTTGCGAGAGATTAAAATCCTTCAGCTGCTCAAACATGAGAACGTGGTGAACCTCATCGAAATCTGCAGGACCAAAG CCTCTCCATACAACCGCTGCAAGGGCAGCATCTACCTTGTGTTTGACTTCTGCGAGCACGACCTTGCTGGCCTTCTCAGCAATGCCCATGTCAAGTTCACGCTCTCAGAGATCAAGAAAGTGATGCAGATGCTGTTGAACGGCCTTTACTACATCCACAGGAACAAG ATCTTGCATCGAGACATGAAAGCTGCAAATGTCCTGATCACGCGGGACGGAGTGCTGAAGCTTGCGGACTTTGGGCTGGCTCGAGCTTTCAGCCTGGCTAAGAACAGCCAGCCAAACCGCTACACCAACCGGGTGGTGACTCTGTGGTACCGGCCACCAGAGTTGCTCCTAG GGGAGCGGGACTATGGTCCCCCCATTGACCTCTGGGGTGCAGGGTGCATCATGGCAGAGATGTGGACCCGCAGCCCCATCATGCAAGGGaacacagagcagcaccagctcaCCCTCATCAGCCAGCTCTGCGGATCCATCACACCGGAG gctTGGCCAAATGTGGATAAATACGAGCTGTACCAGAAGCTGGATCTTCCCAAGGGTCAGAAGCGCAAGGTGAAGGATCGCCTGAAAGCCTACGTCAAAGACCCCTACGCACTCGACCTCATCGacaagctgctggtgctggatcCCGCCCAGCGGATCGACAGCGATGATGCCCTGAACCACGACTTTTTCTGGTCCGACCCCATGCCCTCGGACCTCAAAAACATGCTGTCCACCCACAACCAGTCCATGTTCGAGTACCTGGCCCCACCGCGCAGGAGGGGTGGGCACATGCCCCAGCAGCCGGCTAACCAGGGCAGGAACCCGGCCGCCACCAACCAGACTGAATTCGACCGAGTGTTTTGA